The Etheostoma cragini isolate CJK2018 chromosome 5, CSU_Ecrag_1.0, whole genome shotgun sequence genome contains a region encoding:
- the LOC117945220 gene encoding arrestin domain-containing protein 3-like isoform X2: MSHTVKSLKVTYNPINEENTFTSGDVVSGHVTLEMAKDCQISSLLIKFKGKAQVLWTERYGQTTVVYHAKDKYFSIKQYIIHDKDHTGDNQTLLANQNGETWSNVVSPGCHVYPFTFQIPFQVMPSSFDSSIGKIVYLLEAKLSRSMRVPQKDSTKINFVTKEDLRSSPELMMPQHDSKDKKMKFFNSGTVAMDVKLEKTGFFQEGLKVLAFIENNLSRQIRPKYCVYKKHSFFARGKRKVWTLDLFKEVGEPIAPNTKENVTKVLPVPFDSEPSIINCSIIKVEYRLRVYLDVKYASDPEIKFPIVILPASQVPAGVAPPPAASGFGFEPFGIPNPPAWGLVPPQPPAGAPHPSDPPPAYGAYAMDPPLTDFGKKY, encoded by the exons ATGTCGCACACCGTAAAGAGCCTAAAAGTTACCTACAACCCTATTAATGAGGAAAACACGTTTACGAGTGGCGACGTCGTTTCGGGTCACGTCACGCTTGAAATGGCCAAAGACTGCCAAATTTCATCCCTGCTGATTAAATTCAAGGGGAAGGCACAGGTGTTGTGGACCGAGAGGTACGGACAAACTACTGTTGTTTACCACGCCAAGGACAAGTACTTCAGCATCAAACAGTACATCATACACGACAAAGATCACACAG GAGATAACCAAACACTACTGGCGAACCAGAATGGAGAAACAT GGAGCAATGTTGTTTCCCCAGGATGCCATGTTTACCCATTCACCTTTCAGATCCCTTTCCA GGTTATGCCCTCCTCCTTCGATAGCAGTATTGGTAAAATCGTGTACTTGCTGGAAGCCAAGCTGAGCAGATCAATGAGAGTTCCTCAGAAAGATTCAACAAAGATCAACTTTGTGACAAAGGAAGATCTGAGAAGTTCCCCTGAGCTAATG ATGCCACAGCACGATTCTAAggacaagaaaatgaaatttttCAACTCCGGAACAGTAGCCATGGACGTGAAACTTGAAAAAACTGGTTTCTTCCAAG AAGGATTGAAGGTCCTGGCCTTCATCGAGAACAACTTGTCTCGCCAGATCAGGCCCAAGTACTGTGTGTACAAAAAGCACAGCTTCTTTGCACGGGGGAAGAGAAAAGTATGGACTTTGGACCTCTTTAAAGAGGTGGGAGAGCCCATCGCACCTAATactaaagaaaatgtcacaaaagtCCTCCCAGTTCCATTTGATTCAGAGCCCTCTATCATCAACTGCAGTATCATCAAAGTGGAGTACAGACTCAGG gtCTACCTTGATGTCAAATATGCTTCAGACCCAGAGATCAAATTTCCCATAGTCATCCTGCCAGCGTCTCAGGTTCCTGCTGGGGTGGCACCACCGCCGGCTGCTTCTGGGTTTGGATTTGAACCATTTGGGATCCCAAACCCACCAGCCTGGGGGCTTGTACCACCACAACCACCAGCAGGAGCACCCCACCCTTCAGATCCCCCTCCTGCCTATGGAGCATATGCGATGGACCCTCCTTTGACGGATTTCGGCAAGAAGTACTAG
- the LOC117945220 gene encoding arrestin domain-containing protein 3-like isoform X1 → MSHTVKSLKVTYNPINEENTFTSGDVVSGHVTLEMAKDCQISSLLIKFKGKAQVLWTERYGQTTVVYHAKDKYFSIKQYIIHDKDHTGDNQTLLANQNGETWSNVVSPGCHVYPFTFQIPFQVMPSSFDSSIGKIVYLLEAKLSRSMRVPQKDSTKINFVTKEDLRSSPELMMPQHDSKDKKMKFFNSGTVAMDVKLEKTGFFQGEGLKVLAFIENNLSRQIRPKYCVYKKHSFFARGKRKVWTLDLFKEVGEPIAPNTKENVTKVLPVPFDSEPSIINCSIIKVEYRLRVYLDVKYASDPEIKFPIVILPASQVPAGVAPPPAASGFGFEPFGIPNPPAWGLVPPQPPAGAPHPSDPPPAYGAYAMDPPLTDFGKKY, encoded by the exons ATGTCGCACACCGTAAAGAGCCTAAAAGTTACCTACAACCCTATTAATGAGGAAAACACGTTTACGAGTGGCGACGTCGTTTCGGGTCACGTCACGCTTGAAATGGCCAAAGACTGCCAAATTTCATCCCTGCTGATTAAATTCAAGGGGAAGGCACAGGTGTTGTGGACCGAGAGGTACGGACAAACTACTGTTGTTTACCACGCCAAGGACAAGTACTTCAGCATCAAACAGTACATCATACACGACAAAGATCACACAG GAGATAACCAAACACTACTGGCGAACCAGAATGGAGAAACAT GGAGCAATGTTGTTTCCCCAGGATGCCATGTTTACCCATTCACCTTTCAGATCCCTTTCCA GGTTATGCCCTCCTCCTTCGATAGCAGTATTGGTAAAATCGTGTACTTGCTGGAAGCCAAGCTGAGCAGATCAATGAGAGTTCCTCAGAAAGATTCAACAAAGATCAACTTTGTGACAAAGGAAGATCTGAGAAGTTCCCCTGAGCTAATG ATGCCACAGCACGATTCTAAggacaagaaaatgaaatttttCAACTCCGGAACAGTAGCCATGGACGTGAAACTTGAAAAAACTGGTTTCTTCCAAG GAGAAGGATTGAAGGTCCTGGCCTTCATCGAGAACAACTTGTCTCGCCAGATCAGGCCCAAGTACTGTGTGTACAAAAAGCACAGCTTCTTTGCACGGGGGAAGAGAAAAGTATGGACTTTGGACCTCTTTAAAGAGGTGGGAGAGCCCATCGCACCTAATactaaagaaaatgtcacaaaagtCCTCCCAGTTCCATTTGATTCAGAGCCCTCTATCATCAACTGCAGTATCATCAAAGTGGAGTACAGACTCAGG gtCTACCTTGATGTCAAATATGCTTCAGACCCAGAGATCAAATTTCCCATAGTCATCCTGCCAGCGTCTCAGGTTCCTGCTGGGGTGGCACCACCGCCGGCTGCTTCTGGGTTTGGATTTGAACCATTTGGGATCCCAAACCCACCAGCCTGGGGGCTTGTACCACCACAACCACCAGCAGGAGCACCCCACCCTTCAGATCCCCCTCCTGCCTATGGAGCATATGCGATGGACCCTCCTTTGACGGATTTCGGCAAGAAGTACTAG
- the LOC117945220 gene encoding arrestin domain-containing protein 3-like isoform X4, protein MSHTVKSLKVTYNPINEENTFTSGDVVSGHVTLEMAKDCQISSLLIKFKGKAQVLWTERYGQTTVVYHAKDKYFSIKQYIIHDKDHTGDNQTLLANQNGETWSNVVSPGCHVYPFTFQIPFQVMPSSFDSSIGKIVYLLEAKLSRSMRVPQKDSTKINFVTKEDLRSSPELMMPQHDSKDKKMKFFNSGTVAMDVKLEKTGFFQGEGLKVLAFIENNLSRQIRPKYCVYKKHSFFARGKRKVWTLDLFKEVYLDVKYASDPEIKFPIVILPASQVPAGVAPPPAASGFGFEPFGIPNPPAWGLVPPQPPAGAPHPSDPPPAYGAYAMDPPLTDFGKKY, encoded by the exons ATGTCGCACACCGTAAAGAGCCTAAAAGTTACCTACAACCCTATTAATGAGGAAAACACGTTTACGAGTGGCGACGTCGTTTCGGGTCACGTCACGCTTGAAATGGCCAAAGACTGCCAAATTTCATCCCTGCTGATTAAATTCAAGGGGAAGGCACAGGTGTTGTGGACCGAGAGGTACGGACAAACTACTGTTGTTTACCACGCCAAGGACAAGTACTTCAGCATCAAACAGTACATCATACACGACAAAGATCACACAG GAGATAACCAAACACTACTGGCGAACCAGAATGGAGAAACAT GGAGCAATGTTGTTTCCCCAGGATGCCATGTTTACCCATTCACCTTTCAGATCCCTTTCCA GGTTATGCCCTCCTCCTTCGATAGCAGTATTGGTAAAATCGTGTACTTGCTGGAAGCCAAGCTGAGCAGATCAATGAGAGTTCCTCAGAAAGATTCAACAAAGATCAACTTTGTGACAAAGGAAGATCTGAGAAGTTCCCCTGAGCTAATG ATGCCACAGCACGATTCTAAggacaagaaaatgaaatttttCAACTCCGGAACAGTAGCCATGGACGTGAAACTTGAAAAAACTGGTTTCTTCCAAG GAGAAGGATTGAAGGTCCTGGCCTTCATCGAGAACAACTTGTCTCGCCAGATCAGGCCCAAGTACTGTGTGTACAAAAAGCACAGCTTCTTTGCACGGGGGAAGAGAAAAGTATGGACTTTGGACCTCTTTAAAGAG gtCTACCTTGATGTCAAATATGCTTCAGACCCAGAGATCAAATTTCCCATAGTCATCCTGCCAGCGTCTCAGGTTCCTGCTGGGGTGGCACCACCGCCGGCTGCTTCTGGGTTTGGATTTGAACCATTTGGGATCCCAAACCCACCAGCCTGGGGGCTTGTACCACCACAACCACCAGCAGGAGCACCCCACCCTTCAGATCCCCCTCCTGCCTATGGAGCATATGCGATGGACCCTCCTTTGACGGATTTCGGCAAGAAGTACTAG
- the LOC117945220 gene encoding arrestin domain-containing protein 3-like isoform X3 — protein sequence MSHTVKSLKVTYNPINEENTFTSGDVVSGHVTLEMAKDCQISSLLIKFKGKAQVLWTERYGQTTVVYHAKDKYFSIKQYIIHDKDHTGSNVVSPGCHVYPFTFQIPFQVMPSSFDSSIGKIVYLLEAKLSRSMRVPQKDSTKINFVTKEDLRSSPELMMPQHDSKDKKMKFFNSGTVAMDVKLEKTGFFQGEGLKVLAFIENNLSRQIRPKYCVYKKHSFFARGKRKVWTLDLFKEVGEPIAPNTKENVTKVLPVPFDSEPSIINCSIIKVEYRLRVYLDVKYASDPEIKFPIVILPASQVPAGVAPPPAASGFGFEPFGIPNPPAWGLVPPQPPAGAPHPSDPPPAYGAYAMDPPLTDFGKKY from the exons ATGTCGCACACCGTAAAGAGCCTAAAAGTTACCTACAACCCTATTAATGAGGAAAACACGTTTACGAGTGGCGACGTCGTTTCGGGTCACGTCACGCTTGAAATGGCCAAAGACTGCCAAATTTCATCCCTGCTGATTAAATTCAAGGGGAAGGCACAGGTGTTGTGGACCGAGAGGTACGGACAAACTACTGTTGTTTACCACGCCAAGGACAAGTACTTCAGCATCAAACAGTACATCATACACGACAAAGATCACACAG GGAGCAATGTTGTTTCCCCAGGATGCCATGTTTACCCATTCACCTTTCAGATCCCTTTCCA GGTTATGCCCTCCTCCTTCGATAGCAGTATTGGTAAAATCGTGTACTTGCTGGAAGCCAAGCTGAGCAGATCAATGAGAGTTCCTCAGAAAGATTCAACAAAGATCAACTTTGTGACAAAGGAAGATCTGAGAAGTTCCCCTGAGCTAATG ATGCCACAGCACGATTCTAAggacaagaaaatgaaatttttCAACTCCGGAACAGTAGCCATGGACGTGAAACTTGAAAAAACTGGTTTCTTCCAAG GAGAAGGATTGAAGGTCCTGGCCTTCATCGAGAACAACTTGTCTCGCCAGATCAGGCCCAAGTACTGTGTGTACAAAAAGCACAGCTTCTTTGCACGGGGGAAGAGAAAAGTATGGACTTTGGACCTCTTTAAAGAGGTGGGAGAGCCCATCGCACCTAATactaaagaaaatgtcacaaaagtCCTCCCAGTTCCATTTGATTCAGAGCCCTCTATCATCAACTGCAGTATCATCAAAGTGGAGTACAGACTCAGG gtCTACCTTGATGTCAAATATGCTTCAGACCCAGAGATCAAATTTCCCATAGTCATCCTGCCAGCGTCTCAGGTTCCTGCTGGGGTGGCACCACCGCCGGCTGCTTCTGGGTTTGGATTTGAACCATTTGGGATCCCAAACCCACCAGCCTGGGGGCTTGTACCACCACAACCACCAGCAGGAGCACCCCACCCTTCAGATCCCCCTCCTGCCTATGGAGCATATGCGATGGACCCTCCTTTGACGGATTTCGGCAAGAAGTACTAG
- the LOC117945218 gene encoding arrestin domain-containing protein 3-like, translating into MTVKHISVDYIKTNERGTFSPGDILSGRVTVVTSKETKVQCLLVKAKGKAKVSWHQQEGQATEMHRDKKIYFHLKHIILQDKNKGDGSEIIRPGRNVYPFSFVIPKKDMPSSYEGKWGKITYSLRAQLTQSIWLVHKTKTEFPFLTNFPFASKSEMVIIGLKEQQYATRISFYGSAKVTINVSSEKMGVKQGDAIGVSVEVLNDSARTVTPKFYLCEKHTFVFQSKRIVHTNDTLFGTGDSVPPETSQTITKVLSIPPQLQTTFFNCCMMKLEYELKVTLDVPLARDPEIKLPLVILLGSPKPHKQKPKRSIWFRKLPT; encoded by the exons ATGACTGTAAAGCATATCtcagtggattacatcaagacaAATGAAAGAGGCACCTTCTCTCCTGGGGACATCCTGTCTGGCAGGGTGACAGTAGTGACCAGCAAGGAAACCAAAGTGCAGTGTTTATTGGTCAAAGCCAAAGGAAAAGCTAAGGTGTCATGGCATCAACAAGAAGGACAAGCCACAGAGATGCACCGTGACAAGAAGATCTACTTTCATTTGAAACATATTATTCTTCAGGATAAGAACAAAGGAGATG gTTCAGAAATCATCCGCCCTGGGAGAAATGTGTATCCATTCTCCTTTGTGATTCCAAAGAA AGATATGCCTTCATCTTACGAGGGGAAATGGGGCAAAATTACATACAGTTTGCGAGCACAGCTGACTCAGTCGATCTGGCTCGTCCACAAAACCAAGACCGAGTTCCCTTTTCTGACCAACTTCCCCTTTGCCTCTAAATCGGAAATGGTGATCATTGGACTTAAG GAGCAACAATATGCAACCAGGATTTCATTTTATGGCTCTGCAAAGGTTACAATCAATGTTAGTTCAGAAAAAATGGGAGTAAAGCAAG GTGATGCGATAGGAGTCTCTGTAGAGGTACTGAACGACTCTGCACGCACAGTGACACCCAAGTTCTACCTGTGTGAAAAGCACACCTTTGTTTTCCAGTCCAAGAGGATCGTTCACACAAATGACACCCTCTTTGGTACAGGAGACTCTGTTCCCCCTGAGACCAGTCAGACCATAACCAAAGTTCTGAGTATCCCTCCACAGCTCCAAACTACCTTCTTCAACTGCTGCATGATGAAGCTCGAGTACGAACTCAAG GTCACTCTTGATGTCCCTCTGGCAAGAGACCCAGAGATCAAACTTCCTCTGGTCATTCTGTTGGGTTCGCCAAAACCACATAAACAAAAACCAAAGAGATCCATCTGGTTCAGAAAGCTTCCTACTTAA